A section of the Sulfitobacter sp. S190 genome encodes:
- a CDS encoding multicopper oxidase family protein — MTHISRRPFLTGAAALGGTAFLPRMILADAVLPVLRAAPSTAQLAPAGYPTTPVWAYATKGAGIIPGPEIRVAAGDRVRHQLINDLPQPTAVHWHGIRIENAMDGAAPLTQAPVPPGETFDYDFVAPDPGTYWYHSHDRGFEQVARGLAGPLIVEDREPWLGEPGAATRELTLVLDDWLLDADAAIVEDRWDDLHAAAHGGRMGNTVTVNGNAYPDLDMRPGERVRLRIINTATARVMPLALPGLAPRVIALDGHPVRPREVETILLGPAQRMDVIIDMPLDPDVQTALLLDPGSGEWVDVAAFVAAGEPLAPIGGEVRPLPAWSTLPAPDLSDPQREVLLMEGGAMRAMLETRYRGEVMDFRKLASNGMVWAFNGVAHGMDAPMFRTALGRTVHLEMTNRSVFPHAIHLHGHHFEVLTRSGALNTPGDVRDTVLIGADETLEIAFVADNPGQWMLHCHMLSHQEAGMMGWFEVA; from the coding sequence ATGACACATATCTCACGACGCCCGTTTCTGACTGGCGCTGCCGCTCTTGGCGGAACGGCCTTTCTCCCTCGAATGATATTGGCCGATGCTGTTTTGCCGGTCCTGCGGGCCGCACCGTCGACGGCGCAGCTTGCGCCTGCCGGATACCCAACCACGCCGGTCTGGGCCTACGCGACAAAGGGCGCGGGCATCATCCCCGGCCCGGAAATCCGCGTCGCCGCCGGTGATCGCGTCCGGCACCAGCTGATCAACGATCTGCCACAGCCGACTGCCGTTCACTGGCACGGTATCCGCATAGAAAATGCGATGGATGGGGCTGCACCTTTGACGCAGGCTCCGGTGCCGCCGGGCGAGACGTTCGACTATGACTTCGTGGCCCCCGATCCCGGCACCTACTGGTATCACTCCCACGACCGGGGTTTTGAACAGGTGGCGCGCGGGCTAGCCGGTCCCCTGATCGTGGAAGACCGGGAACCGTGGCTCGGCGAGCCGGGGGCCGCGACACGCGAATTGACACTGGTTCTGGATGACTGGCTGCTCGATGCGGACGCTGCGATTGTCGAAGACAGGTGGGATGATCTTCATGCCGCTGCCCATGGCGGGCGGATGGGCAACACGGTCACAGTAAACGGCAACGCCTATCCCGATCTGGACATGCGACCGGGCGAGCGCGTGCGGTTGCGGATCATCAACACCGCGACAGCGCGGGTCATGCCGCTGGCCCTTCCGGGCCTTGCACCTCGTGTTATTGCGCTGGATGGCCATCCCGTTCGGCCTCGCGAGGTTGAAACGATCCTGCTCGGACCGGCGCAGCGCATGGATGTGATCATCGACATGCCTCTGGACCCGGATGTCCAGACTGCACTGCTTCTCGATCCCGGCAGTGGGGAATGGGTCGATGTCGCGGCCTTCGTTGCGGCAGGTGAACCACTTGCACCTATTGGGGGTGAGGTGCGGCCGCTCCCCGCATGGAGCACCCTTCCGGCACCGGATTTGTCCGACCCGCAGCGCGAGGTGCTGCTGATGGAAGGCGGGGCGATGCGCGCGATGCTCGAAACCCGATACCGGGGCGAGGTCATGGATTTTCGTAAGCTGGCCTCGAACGGCATGGTTTGGGCCTTCAACGGCGTGGCGCACGGGATGGACGCGCCGATGTTCCGCACTGCGTTGGGCCGGACGGTGCATTTGGAAATGACCAACCGCTCCGTGTTCCCGCACGCCATCCACCTGCACGGCCATCACTTCGAGGTTCTGACCCGCAGCGGTGCCCTGAACACGCCGGGCGACGTGCGCGATACCGTTCTGATCGGGGCGGACGAAACGCTGGAAATCGCGTTCGTCGCGGACAATCCGGGACAGTGGATGCTGCATTGTCACATGCTCTCGCATCAGGAAGCGGGCATGATGGGCTGGTTCGAGGTTGCGTGA
- a CDS encoding DUF305 domain-containing protein, translated as MVPEDTHQDSEGSKGSGYGRFFAMIGTSTVVMYGLMYLNTYVLDHVFFSQTRMWMALYMGGMMAIIMLAFMLGMYSNRKTNIAIFAGAAIAFAAGLYLVRSQDTVGDVAWMKAMIPHHSIAILTSERANISDPRVRELADAIIEAQRGEIAEMQHYIAEIEANGDAPAGTPRTEP; from the coding sequence ATGGTTCCGGAAGACACGCATCAGGATAGCGAAGGCAGTAAAGGTAGCGGCTATGGCCGGTTCTTCGCGATGATCGGCACCTCGACAGTAGTCATGTATGGCCTGATGTACCTCAACACCTATGTCCTGGATCACGTCTTTTTTTCGCAGACGCGCATGTGGATGGCGCTCTACATGGGCGGAATGATGGCGATCATCATGCTCGCTTTCATGCTCGGCATGTATTCCAACCGGAAAACCAACATTGCGATCTTCGCTGGCGCAGCCATCGCCTTTGCCGCCGGTCTCTACCTCGTCAGGTCGCAGGATACGGTGGGCGATGTCGCGTGGATGAAAGCGATGATCCCGCACCACTCCATCGCGATCCTGACGAGCGAGCGGGCGAACATTTCCGACCCGCGCGTGCGCGAACTGGCCGATGCGATCATCGAGGCGCAGCGCGGCGAGATCGCCGAAATGCAGCACTACATCGCGGAGATCGAGGCCAACGGGGATGCGCCCGCTGGCACGCCCCGCACCGAACCCTGA
- a CDS encoding copper resistance D family protein, with amino-acid sequence MDGLAPIDGWALLAILAKAAGYAAALVAMGGPLFVAVFRFAPDDVLRLARKLAVIAALLGLAVLALRFGIRSARISGMGFEGAVDPIMLGLVWDSPLGTAALWRGAGELLILAVLIEGTFGLTASLLGALLVAVSYTLVGHSLGDPRWLLAALVGVHLLAAAFWIGALAPLHRAAGLTGGAALLHRFGTIASGTVAILVLVGLTFAWLMIGSFGGLFGTAYGWTLIAKIIVVTGLLGLAAKNKLRLVPALASGDPSAFARLRRSIRLEIIIVALILLATATLTSITTPPVNL; translated from the coding sequence GCCATGGGCGGGCCGCTCTTCGTCGCGGTCTTTAGATTTGCGCCGGATGACGTGCTGCGCCTCGCGCGAAAGCTCGCTGTGATCGCGGCGCTGCTCGGTCTCGCCGTGCTGGCACTGCGCTTCGGTATCCGGTCTGCCCGCATTTCGGGCATGGGCTTTGAGGGCGCGGTCGATCCCATAATGCTCGGTCTCGTCTGGGACAGCCCGCTCGGCACGGCGGCGCTCTGGCGTGGGGCGGGTGAACTGCTGATCCTCGCTGTGCTGATCGAGGGGACCTTCGGCCTGACGGCAAGCCTTCTAGGCGCTTTGCTGGTGGCTGTATCCTACACGCTGGTGGGCCATTCGCTTGGTGATCCGCGCTGGCTTCTCGCGGCCCTCGTGGGTGTGCATCTGCTGGCTGCGGCCTTCTGGATCGGCGCTCTGGCACCTTTGCATCGCGCGGCGGGCCTGACCGGCGGTGCGGCCCTGCTGCACCGCTTCGGCACGATTGCCAGCGGGACAGTGGCGATCCTCGTCCTCGTTGGCCTGACCTTTGCCTGGCTCATGATCGGCTCGTTCGGCGGCTTGTTCGGGACCGCCTATGGCTGGACGCTGATTGCCAAGATCATCGTCGTCACCGGGCTTTTGGGGCTGGCCGCAAAGAACAAGCTCCGGCTCGTGCCCGCTCTTGCTTCCGGCGATCCTTCGGCCTTCGCCAGGCTGCGCCGCTCGATCCGTTTGGAAATCATCATCGTTGCCCTGATCCTGCTGGCGACGGCCACTTTGACCTCGATCACCACGCCCCCGGTGAACCTATGA
- a CDS encoding metal-sensitive transcriptional regulator: protein MKANKEKTLDRLSRLEGQVRGVAKMIESDRYCMDILAQTAAIRSAVLGVEKLVLENHAKHCVEAAIESADPEEQRAKFDELIGLLQKASR, encoded by the coding sequence ATGAAGGCCAACAAGGAAAAGACGCTGGACCGCCTATCGCGGCTTGAAGGACAGGTGCGCGGTGTCGCCAAGATGATCGAGAGCGACCGCTATTGTATGGACATCCTGGCACAGACGGCTGCAATCCGGTCAGCGGTGCTTGGGGTCGAAAAGCTGGTGCTGGAGAACCACGCCAAGCACTGTGTCGAGGCGGCTATCGAGAGCGCCGATCCCGAAGAACAGCGCGCCAAGTTCGACGAGTTGATCGGGCTTTTACAGAAAGCCTCGCGGTAG